In one window of Methanomicrobiales archaeon DNA:
- a CDS encoding nucleic acid-binding protein — protein MAERKGAGPRHREGFEREPARRVFAAELREVNLQFKDGEDEKSPSYILLPTGIRANRIFFIGTLTEKERRGDQNIFYHARISDPTGTFFVIAGSYQPEAMQQLAKIEPPAFVAVVGKPNVYQSPSGAVLVSIRAESIVTVDADTRNCWVMDTAKSTLDRLDQFGSTEDSEKAKAHYNTDPEVYRKMAYDALTQLKI, from the coding sequence ATGGCCGAGAGGAAGGGAGCCGGACCGCGCCACCGCGAGGGGTTCGAGCGCGAACCGGCGCGCCGGGTTTTCGCCGCCGAGCTCCGCGAGGTGAACCTGCAGTTCAAGGACGGGGAGGACGAGAAAAGCCCCAGCTATATCCTGCTCCCCACCGGTATCCGGGCCAACCGCATTTTCTTCATCGGGACGCTCACCGAGAAGGAGCGCCGCGGGGACCAGAACATCTTCTACCACGCGCGGATCTCGGATCCGACCGGCACGTTCTTCGTCATCGCGGGCAGCTACCAGCCGGAGGCGATGCAGCAGCTGGCGAAGATCGAACCCCCTGCCTTCGTTGCCGTTGTCGGAAAACCCAACGTCTACCAGTCCCCGAGCGGTGCCGTGCTGGTATCCATCCGTGCAGAGTCCATCGTGACCGTGGATGCCGACACCCGCAACTGCTGGGTGATGGACACCGCGAAGAGCACGCTGGACCGCCTGGACCAGTTCGGTTCGACCGAAGACTCCGAGAAGGCGAAGGCGCATTACAACACCGATCCTGAAGTCTACAGGAAGATGGCGTACGATGCGCTCACCCAGCTGAAAATATAA
- a CDS encoding recombinase family protein produces MKKDAIVYLNTRKRGEYEEQLAAVQKYARYRFNIHKIFHDHRSKSAPSERELYREMLKYAADTNVESVILHSIPEFSRNLDLALEEIKKLTHAGHVVYFADQNFIGHMDEPQKRREAILEFVSFMELYQTAAKKSAPARPKQNRKTGKSIGRPKALDPGQMEALLTVRRAGTSIGQICKMFNVSRSTVSKILADYPDLKGEWKGNKTSAP; encoded by the coding sequence ATGAAAAAAGACGCGATTGTATATCTGAATACACGAAAACGGGGCGAATACGAGGAGCAACTGGCTGCAGTCCAGAAGTATGCCCGCTACCGGTTCAATATCCATAAAATCTTTCACGATCACCGCTCGAAATCGGCGCCGTCGGAACGGGAGCTCTATCGTGAGATGCTGAAGTATGCGGCTGACACCAACGTCGAGTCCGTCATCCTGCACAGCATCCCCGAGTTCTCCAGAAACCTCGATCTCGCCCTCGAGGAGATCAAGAAACTCACGCACGCCGGCCATGTCGTCTATTTTGCCGATCAAAACTTCATCGGGCACATGGACGAGCCGCAGAAGAGGAGAGAGGCAATTCTGGAGTTCGTCTCGTTCATGGAGCTCTACCAGACCGCGGCAAAAAAGAGCGCTCCGGCACGCCCGAAGCAGAACAGAAAGACGGGGAAATCCATCGGAAGACCAAAGGCTCTGGATCCGGGCCAGATGGAAGCGCTTCTCACGGTGCGGAGGGCCGGAACCAGCATCGGCCAGATCTGCAAGATGTTCAACGTGAGCCGCAGCACGGTCAGCAAGATCCTGGCCGACTACCCGGATCTGAAAGGCGAGTGGAAGGGGAACAAGACCAGCGCCCCGTGA
- the ribB gene encoding 3,4-dihydroxy-2-butanone-4-phosphate synthase: MIEDALNALRAGEFILLYDFDDRERETDFAIRADAVTPRHIRQMRKDGGGLICTAVHPLAAARLGLPFASEIFSQCLTGVSPSIQGVTERLGEIPYDPKNRSSFSLWVNHRRTFTGITDNDRALTINEIANQVKKSLNGGGAEFNRLFRTPGHVALLRAAEGLLDRRCGQTELSVALAAFAGITPAVAICEMLDDESGLALSKEDAMRYARRHGLVFVEGREVLDRWRPGNHQIR; encoded by the coding sequence ATGATTGAGGATGCGCTGAACGCACTGCGGGCAGGAGAGTTCATCCTGCTCTACGACTTCGACGATCGAGAGAGAGAGACAGACTTCGCCATACGGGCGGATGCCGTCACGCCACGGCACATCCGCCAGATGCGCAAAGACGGTGGGGGGCTCATCTGCACGGCAGTGCATCCGCTTGCGGCTGCCCGTCTCGGTCTGCCATTCGCGAGCGAGATCTTCAGCCAGTGCCTGACGGGCGTCTCGCCCTCCATCCAGGGAGTCACCGAGAGGCTCGGGGAGATCCCCTACGATCCGAAGAACCGGTCGTCTTTCTCCCTCTGGGTGAACCACCGCCGGACGTTCACGGGGATCACGGACAACGACCGGGCGTTGACGATCAACGAGATCGCCAACCAGGTAAAAAAGTCCCTCAATGGCGGGGGAGCGGAGTTCAACCGGCTGTTCCGCACACCCGGTCACGTGGCGCTGCTGCGGGCGGCAGAGGGTCTCCTGGATCGCCGTTGCGGCCAGACGGAACTCTCAGTCGCACTCGCCGCCTTTGCAGGCATTACACCGGCGGTGGCGATCTGCGAGATGCTGGACGACGAGAGCGGTCTTGCCCTCTCTAAGGAGGATGCAATGCGGTATGCACGGAGGCACGGGCTGGTCTTCGTCGAGGGGCGGGAGGTCCTGGATCGGTGGAGACCCGGCAATCATCAGATCCGATAA
- a CDS encoding DUF120 domain-containing protein yields the protein MVEAEDLRFLKALALMGGHKGPIWVSSQVLSRTLSLSPQTVSRRLKSLETQMLIERSVRADGQYVTITENGERELQREYSEYARIFGREKRHYVLSGTVISGVGEGRYYMSLPEYRRQFLERLGFEPFPGTLNIKLDPASMQIRRKIDALDWEVIRGFEKENRTFGDARARICRIDSIPCAMIVPGRTHYPDDIIEVIAPVELRTALNLSDSDRVNLEITYD from the coding sequence ATGGTCGAGGCGGAGGATCTGCGGTTTTTAAAGGCTCTGGCCCTCATGGGGGGCCACAAAGGACCGATCTGGGTGTCGTCCCAGGTTCTCTCCCGGACGCTATCCCTCAGCCCCCAGACCGTCTCCCGCCGTCTCAAGTCCCTGGAGACCCAGATGCTCATCGAACGGTCCGTCCGTGCCGACGGACAGTACGTCACAATCACGGAGAACGGCGAGCGGGAGCTGCAGCGGGAGTACTCCGAGTATGCCCGCATCTTCGGACGGGAGAAGCGACACTACGTCCTCTCGGGCACGGTGATCAGCGGTGTCGGGGAGGGGCGTTACTATATGAGCCTTCCGGAGTACCGCCGGCAGTTCCTGGAACGCCTGGGATTCGAACCGTTCCCCGGCACACTGAATATCAAGCTGGATCCGGCGAGCATGCAGATCCGCAGGAAGATCGACGCCCTGGACTGGGAGGTGATCCGGGGATTCGAGAAGGAGAACCGCACATTCGGGGACGCCCGAGCGCGGATCTGCAGAATCGACAGCATCCCGTGCGCAATGATCGTTCCGGGACGGACCCACTATCCGGACGATATCATCGAGGTCATCGCGCCTGTGGAGCTCCGAACGGCACTGAACCTCTCGGACAGCGATCGAGTGAACCTGGAGATAACCTATGATTGA
- a CDS encoding helix-turn-helix domain-containing protein: MKSGLRHQLAEKMAGEITLSDMPGQALKKWRMSFNIPQGVLAERLGVSPSVISDYEGGRRKSPGTAVVGKIVDTILSIDEENGGKYIKKFARILYSDIEDDVIYDIHDYASPIPLKDFAECIGAVPLCGSLEQTIYGYTIINSIAAIMNLSANEFNRIYGWSTERALIFAELTVGKSPMVAIRVTPFKPRCVVLQGVRPEQADPLVPRLAEKDRITVLCTDMSVENIISALREKAW; this comes from the coding sequence ATGAAATCCGGATTGCGTCATCAGCTTGCCGAGAAAATGGCAGGAGAGATTACGCTTTCGGATATGCCCGGCCAGGCATTGAAGAAATGGCGAATGAGCTTCAACATTCCGCAGGGCGTTCTCGCAGAGCGGCTGGGAGTCTCCCCCTCGGTGATCAGCGATTACGAAGGAGGGCGGCGGAAGAGCCCGGGAACGGCAGTCGTGGGTAAGATCGTGGACACGATCCTCTCCATCGACGAGGAGAACGGCGGCAAGTACATCAAGAAATTCGCCCGGATCCTCTACTCCGATATCGAGGACGATGTCATCTACGACATCCACGACTATGCCTCCCCGATCCCGCTGAAGGACTTCGCCGAGTGCATCGGCGCCGTGCCCCTCTGCGGCTCCCTGGAGCAGACGATCTACGGCTACACGATCATCAACAGCATCGCGGCTATCATGAACCTCTCCGCCAACGAGTTCAACCGCATCTACGGCTGGAGCACGGAGCGGGCCCTGATCTTTGCGGAACTGACCGTCGGGAAGTCGCCCATGGTCGCGATCCGTGTCACGCCCTTCAAGCCCCGCTGCGTGGTGCTGCAGGGCGTCCGCCCCGAACAGGCGGATCCACTGGTTCCGCGGCTGGCGGAAAAGGACAGAATCACCGTACTGTGCACCGACATGTCGGTGGAGAACATCATCAGCGCATTGAGGGAGAAAGCATGGTAG
- a CDS encoding hydroxymethylglutaryl-CoA synthase, giving the protein MVGIMTYGVYIPRFRIKIEEITRVWGANAEDVSSGLGVYEKSLPDVDEDTATIAVEAARSALDRRAIPPSEIGAIYVGSESHPYAVKPTACTVGQAIGATPCMTAADYEFACKAGTAGIQTCMGLVRSGMVRYGMAIGADVAQGAPGDALEYTAAAGGAAFVIGNDDPIARIHRTCSYTTDTPDFWRREGQDYPRHGGRFTGEPGYFKHIQGASAMLLEQVHKTAKDYTYAVFHQPNAKFPRRVAQLLGFSSDQIRPGLVVPRLGNTYSGSSMIGLAATLDVAKSGDTIFVASFGSGAGSDAFDIEVTDAIESPDLFDRDAAPSVVRLLENPIYVGYAQYARHKGKIVMQR; this is encoded by the coding sequence ATGGTAGGCATCATGACCTACGGGGTGTATATCCCGAGGTTCCGGATAAAAATCGAGGAGATCACCCGGGTCTGGGGGGCGAACGCCGAGGACGTCAGCAGCGGACTCGGGGTGTACGAGAAGTCGCTTCCCGACGTGGACGAGGATACGGCGACGATTGCCGTCGAGGCGGCTCGATCGGCGCTGGATCGGCGCGCCATCCCCCCGTCGGAGATCGGCGCGATCTATGTCGGGAGCGAGTCGCACCCTTACGCGGTGAAACCCACGGCGTGCACCGTCGGTCAGGCGATCGGCGCGACCCCCTGCATGACCGCCGCAGACTACGAGTTCGCCTGCAAGGCCGGAACGGCCGGCATCCAGACCTGCATGGGCTTGGTGCGGAGCGGAATGGTGCGGTACGGAATGGCGATCGGGGCGGACGTGGCCCAGGGAGCACCCGGCGATGCCCTGGAGTATACAGCGGCGGCCGGCGGGGCTGCCTTTGTGATCGGGAACGACGACCCCATCGCCCGCATCCACAGAACCTGCTCCTACACGACGGATACACCGGACTTCTGGAGGCGCGAGGGGCAGGACTATCCGCGGCACGGCGGGCGGTTCACGGGCGAGCCCGGATACTTCAAGCATATCCAGGGCGCCTCCGCGATGCTCCTGGAGCAGGTGCATAAGACGGCAAAAGACTACACGTATGCCGTATTCCACCAGCCGAACGCCAAGTTCCCCCGCAGGGTGGCGCAGCTGCTCGGCTTCTCCTCCGATCAGATTCGTCCGGGACTGGTGGTTCCCCGGCTGGGGAACACCTACAGCGGATCCTCCATGATCGGGCTTGCCGCCACGCTGGATGTTGCAAAGAGCGGCGACACCATCTTTGTGGCCTCGTTCGGCTCGGGGGCCGGGAGCGACGCGTTCGATATCGAGGTGACCGACGCGATCGAGTCCCCCGATCTCTTCGACCGGGATGCCGCCCCGTCCGTCGTCCGCCTGCTGGAGAATCCCATCTACGTCGGATATGCACAGTACGCCAGACACAAGGGAAAGATCGTGATGCAGCGATGA
- a CDS encoding thiolase domain-containing protein, whose product MRDVAVIGVGCTAFGEHWGSSFRDLFVEAGTLALEDAGIAGEQIDALYVGNMSAGRFVQQEHIGALIADYAGLASFHIPSTRVEAACASGGLAFRQAVIAVASGMEEIVVAAGVEKMTDVGTGVSVDTLAGAADREWEGFIGATFPGLYAMMANDYIHRYGLTREQLAQVAVKNHYNGARNPIAQFQQEISIDTVINSSLVADPLRLFDCSPITDGAAAVVVAPLERAREFTDTPVRVLASVQASDTIALHDRRDLSTLDATVHAARRAFGQARLQHRDIDMVEVHDCFTIAEICAIEDLGFCAKGEGGRLTEEGVTALDGDLPVNPSGGLKACGHPVGATGIKQICEIVRQLRGEGGGRQVDGEIGMTHNVGGTGATVVVHILGV is encoded by the coding sequence ATGAGAGACGTGGCCGTGATCGGGGTGGGGTGCACCGCCTTCGGGGAGCACTGGGGCAGTTCGTTCCGGGATCTCTTCGTCGAGGCGGGGACCCTCGCCCTCGAGGACGCCGGCATTGCCGGCGAGCAGATCGACGCCCTGTACGTGGGAAATATGAGCGCAGGGCGATTCGTCCAGCAGGAGCACATCGGGGCCCTGATCGCCGACTATGCCGGCCTCGCCTCGTTCCACATACCCTCCACGCGCGTGGAGGCGGCGTGTGCGTCCGGAGGCCTGGCCTTCCGGCAGGCGGTGATTGCAGTCGCCAGCGGTATGGAGGAGATCGTGGTCGCCGCGGGCGTGGAGAAGATGACGGACGTCGGGACCGGGGTTTCCGTCGATACTCTCGCCGGTGCTGCCGATCGCGAGTGGGAGGGATTCATCGGCGCGACCTTCCCCGGCCTGTACGCGATGATGGCGAACGACTACATACACCGCTATGGCCTGACCCGCGAGCAACTGGCGCAGGTGGCGGTGAAGAACCACTACAACGGGGCGAGAAACCCCATTGCCCAGTTTCAGCAGGAGATCTCGATCGATACCGTGATCAACTCGTCCCTGGTCGCCGATCCCCTGCGGCTCTTCGACTGCTCTCCCATCACGGACGGGGCGGCTGCGGTCGTGGTCGCACCCCTCGAGCGGGCGCGAGAGTTCACCGACACTCCGGTGCGGGTGCTCGCCAGCGTCCAGGCGAGCGATACGATCGCCCTGCACGACCGCCGGGATTTGAGCACGCTGGATGCCACCGTGCACGCAGCGCGGCGGGCGTTCGGGCAGGCGCGGCTGCAGCATCGGGACATCGACATGGTCGAGGTGCACGACTGCTTCACGATCGCCGAGATCTGCGCCATCGAGGACCTAGGATTCTGCGCAAAGGGCGAAGGCGGGCGCCTCACCGAGGAGGGCGTGACCGCTCTCGACGGCGATCTCCCCGTGAACCCGAGCGGCGGCCTGAAGGCCTGCGGGCACCCGGTGGGAGCCACCGGCATCAAGCAGATCTGCGAGATCGTCCGCCAGCTGCGCGGCGAGGGGGGCGGACGCCAGGTGGATGGCGAGATCGGGATGACGCACAACGTGGGTGGAACCGGAGCCACCGTTGTCGTCCATATCCTGGGGGTGTGA
- a CDS encoding Zn-ribbon domain-containing OB-fold protein has protein sequence MSVAGFWRKIPHRYNLLGTRCETCGRHFFPPRTFCPECRRDGRIVEHLFKGTGTVVTYTVIRTASDQFDRSTPYVLAIVQLDEGPRLTAQIAVRPEDVRIGMPVRRVFRRIAADGDSGIIHYGTKFVPVEQP, from the coding sequence ATGTCGGTCGCAGGATTCTGGAGAAAGATACCCCACCGCTACAACCTGCTCGGCACCCGCTGCGAGACCTGCGGGCGGCACTTCTTCCCGCCCAGAACGTTCTGCCCTGAATGCCGGCGCGACGGGAGGATCGTGGAGCACCTCTTCAAGGGGACGGGGACCGTCGTCACCTACACGGTGATCCGCACGGCGAGCGACCAGTTCGACCGCTCAACGCCCTACGTGCTGGCGATCGTGCAGCTGGACGAAGGGCCCCGGCTCACGGCCCAGATCGCGGTCCGCCCGGAGGACGTGCGGATCGGGATGCCGGTCCGCCGTGTCTTCCGCCGCATCGCCGCGGACGGCGACAGCGGGATCATCCACTACGGGACCAAGTTCGTCCCCGTGGAGCAGCCGTAA
- a CDS encoding methyltransferase: MRVEQWGVRVPKARGEEVRRSLIESGHLDRRLRPRTERDTLVLPVTEPVEGAAREVFEALPEQPELPHHEQVGGIALMEEADREGARQLLELRPSLHTVLLPLSDVEGEYRTRRFEVLAGTPTTRTRYTEYGHRFEIDLALAYFSARLSSERQRVLAQIAPGERILDMFAGVGPFSIVLSTRADHVAAVDINPAAVHLMIGNIRLNRRTNVLPVLADAARLDSIFDRAFDRVVMNLPLAAFRFLDTAFRLCRRGGTIHFYALQSEEGAYRALIEEHGGVVETERMVRSYSPSRWHAVYDVRVRKE; this comes from the coding sequence GTGCGTGTTGAGCAGTGGGGCGTGCGGGTGCCGAAGGCCCGGGGCGAGGAGGTGCGCCGCTCGCTGATCGAGAGCGGGCATCTCGACCGCCGCCTCCGCCCGCGCACGGAGAGGGATACGCTCGTCCTTCCCGTCACCGAGCCCGTGGAGGGGGCGGCGCGCGAGGTGTTCGAAGCGCTACCGGAGCAGCCCGAACTCCCGCACCACGAGCAGGTGGGGGGGATCGCTCTGATGGAAGAGGCGGATCGCGAAGGTGCGCGGCAGCTCCTGGAGCTGCGCCCCTCCCTGCACACCGTCCTCCTCCCGCTCTCCGACGTGGAGGGGGAGTACCGCACCCGCCGTTTCGAGGTGCTGGCTGGCACTCCCACCACCCGCACGCGCTATACCGAGTACGGCCACCGCTTCGAGATCGATCTCGCCCTCGCCTACTTCTCCGCCCGGCTCTCCAGCGAGCGCCAGCGCGTCCTCGCGCAGATCGCCCCCGGCGAGCGGATCCTGGACATGTTCGCCGGCGTGGGACCGTTCTCGATCGTCCTCTCGACAAGGGCGGACCATGTGGCGGCAGTCGATATCAACCCGGCCGCGGTCCACCTCATGATCGGGAACATCCGCCTGAACCGCCGCACGAACGTCCTGCCCGTGCTCGCGGATGCCGCCCGCCTGGACAGCATCTTCGACCGCGCCTTCGACCGGGTCGTCATGAACCTGCCGCTCGCCGCATTCCGCTTTCTCGACACGGCATTCCGTCTCTGCCGGCGGGGGGGGACCATCCACTTCTACGCGCTCCAGTCGGAGGAGGGGGCGTATCGCGCGCTCATCGAGGAGCACGGGGGGGTGGTGGAGACGGAGCGGATGGTCCGTTCCTACTCCCCCTCCCGCTGGCACGCGGTCTACGACGTCCGCGTGCGAAAAGAGTGA
- the hmgA gene encoding hydroxymethylglutaryl-CoA reductase (NADPH) — protein MDAYFERLKSGALKLYALERELPPHEAVRVRREFVERERGVQLPKLGAYAIGIERVVKRNIENMIGAVQVPVGVAGPLAVRGEYANGEFYLPLATTEGALVASVNRGCGAITRSGGADVRILRDGMTRAPVFAARDVVHARDVVAWVEGHADAIRAAAESTTSHGRLLSATCYVAGTSVFVRLEYDTKDAMGMNMITIASEKVGEVIEEGTGARLIALSGNMCTDKKPAAINAIEGRGKTVVAGVHLPDALIEEIFKTDATRMLEVNYRKNLVGSARAGSLGYNAHAANVIAATFLATGQDAAHVVEGSSVMTTAEKTDAGIYVSVTIPALQLGTVGGGTGIDTQRECLEILGVYGGGDPPGANARKFAEILAAGVLAGELSLLGALAAQHLARAHKALGRG, from the coding sequence ATGGATGCTTATTTTGAGAGGCTGAAATCCGGTGCCCTCAAACTCTACGCCTTGGAGCGCGAGCTGCCGCCGCACGAGGCTGTGCGGGTGCGGCGGGAGTTCGTCGAGCGGGAGAGGGGTGTGCAGCTCCCGAAACTCGGGGCATACGCGATCGGAATCGAGCGGGTGGTGAAGAGGAACATCGAGAACATGATCGGGGCGGTCCAGGTGCCTGTCGGCGTGGCCGGTCCCCTGGCGGTGCGGGGGGAGTACGCGAACGGGGAGTTCTACCTGCCGCTCGCCACCACGGAGGGCGCGCTCGTCGCTTCCGTGAACCGGGGCTGCGGCGCGATCACGCGATCCGGCGGGGCCGACGTGCGCATCCTGCGGGACGGGATGACCCGGGCGCCGGTCTTTGCCGCACGGGACGTCGTGCATGCCCGCGATGTCGTGGCCTGGGTGGAGGGGCACGCCGATGCGATCCGCGCGGCGGCGGAGTCGACCACGTCCCACGGGCGGCTCCTTTCGGCCACCTGCTACGTGGCAGGAACGAGCGTCTTCGTACGGCTCGAGTACGATACCAAAGATGCCATGGGCATGAACATGATCACGATTGCGAGCGAAAAGGTGGGCGAGGTAATCGAAGAGGGGACGGGAGCCCGTCTGATCGCCCTCTCAGGCAACATGTGCACTGACAAGAAACCGGCGGCGATCAACGCGATCGAGGGGCGGGGCAAGACGGTCGTGGCGGGCGTCCACCTCCCGGATGCGCTCATCGAGGAGATCTTCAAGACGGACGCCACCCGCATGCTCGAGGTGAACTACCGCAAGAACCTGGTGGGATCCGCGCGGGCGGGCTCCCTGGGCTACAACGCCCATGCGGCGAACGTCATCGCCGCGACGTTCCTGGCCACGGGCCAGGATGCGGCCCACGTGGTGGAGGGCTCCAGCGTCATGACGACCGCGGAAAAGACCGATGCAGGGATCTACGTCTCGGTCACCATACCCGCCCTGCAGCTGGGCACCGTCGGCGGCGGGACGGGCATCGACACCCAGCGGGAGTGCCTGGAGATCCTGGGTGTATACGGGGGAGGAGACCCGCCGGGGGCGAACGCCCGGAAATTCGCCGAGATCCTGGCGGCAGGTGTGCTCGCCGGGGAACTCTCCCTGCTCGGCGCCCTCGCCGCCCAGCATCTCGCCCGCGCCCACAAGGCCCTGGGGCGGGGATGA
- the rimI gene encoding ribosomal protein S18-alanine N-acetyltransferase produces the protein MSSNSVPSSNSVNIRRARPSDIPVICEIENASFIEPWDPETFILTMEWNRSSFFVAESNGHIVGFLAGAMEDMGDGIYGHICNLAVRAECRNRGIGTKLVRRAEHQFAVAGVSGVILEVRASNTAAQRFYRHLGYNPVYRVPAYYSDGEDAILMMREFYY, from the coding sequence ATGTCCAGCAACAGCGTTCCATCCAGCAACTCCGTAAATATTCGAAGAGCGCGTCCATCTGACATTCCTGTCATCTGCGAGATCGAGAACGCCTCGTTCATCGAACCCTGGGATCCGGAGACATTCATCCTCACCATGGAGTGGAACCGTTCCTCGTTCTTCGTGGCCGAGTCGAACGGGCACATCGTCGGGTTCCTCGCCGGAGCGATGGAGGACATGGGCGACGGCATCTACGGACACATCTGCAACCTCGCCGTCAGGGCGGAATGCAGGAATCGCGGTATTGGCACAAAACTCGTGCGGAGGGCGGAGCACCAGTTCGCCGTCGCCGGTGTGAGCGGGGTTATCCTCGAGGTGCGGGCCTCGAATACGGCGGCCCAGCGGTTCTACCGCCATCTGGGCTACAACCCGGTGTACCGGGTTCCGGCCTACTACTCGGACGGCGAAGACGCTATTCTGATGATGCGGGAGTTCTACTATTGA
- a CDS encoding DUF1015 family protein produces the protein MVRIYPFGAIRPDSDLAPRIASVPYDVVSAEEASSEIDRNPLSFLRVIRSDAELPELPANDGRVYALAQKNIEQMLSNGMLREDADPSFYIYRVIDGSRTYTGLVACLSVDDYIEGRIRRHELTRYDKEADRTRHIDVVNANTGLVFLLYQDPGSICPYLEELVPASPKVAEVAANNRSIHQIFPITDAAEQKRLQNLFAGVPCLYIADGHHRAASAVNVARQRRAAGTASREAQRFMAVLFAHDRVKIHGYSRLVRDLGGMSVDECLERLREVAEVYPYGPIEGAKYQIPPSRSREGLHIFHMYLAGTWYELARSVDPAADAIHALDVTVLQEKILQPLFGIADPRADPRLHYMGGAKPLSDLEQMVDGGQYAVAFAMQPVTVEQVFSIADAGMVMPPKSTWFEPKLLSGLVVHRLD, from the coding sequence ATGGTCAGGATTTACCCTTTCGGCGCAATACGCCCGGATTCCGATCTGGCTCCCCGTATTGCCTCGGTTCCGTATGACGTTGTGAGCGCGGAAGAGGCTTCTTCTGAGATCGATCGGAATCCCCTGAGTTTCCTGCGGGTAATCCGATCCGACGCTGAACTGCCCGAACTCCCTGCAAACGACGGACGGGTCTACGCCCTCGCGCAGAAGAACATCGAGCAGATGCTCTCGAACGGAATGCTCCGAGAGGACGCCGACCCTTCATTTTACATCTACCGTGTGATCGACGGCAGTCGCACCTATACGGGGCTCGTGGCCTGCCTCTCCGTGGACGACTATATCGAGGGGCGCATCCGCCGGCACGAGCTGACACGCTACGACAAGGAGGCGGACCGCACGCGGCACATCGATGTCGTGAACGCCAACACAGGCCTGGTCTTCCTGCTCTACCAGGATCCGGGATCGATCTGCCCCTACCTGGAGGAGCTCGTCCCGGCCTCGCCGAAGGTAGCGGAGGTGGCGGCGAACAACAGGTCTATCCACCAGATTTTCCCCATCACCGATGCGGCCGAGCAGAAGCGGCTACAAAACCTGTTCGCCGGCGTTCCCTGCCTCTACATCGCCGACGGGCATCACCGTGCCGCCTCTGCAGTGAACGTCGCCCGGCAGCGGCGGGCAGCTGGCACCGCGAGCCGGGAGGCCCAGCGGTTCATGGCGGTGCTGTTCGCCCACGACAGGGTGAAGATCCACGGCTACAGCCGCCTGGTGCGTGACCTGGGCGGCATGTCGGTGGATGAGTGCCTGGAGAGACTGAGAGAGGTCGCGGAGGTATACCCCTATGGCCCGATCGAAGGCGCGAAGTACCAGATCCCCCCTTCCCGTTCGCGGGAGGGCTTGCACATCTTCCACATGTACCTGGCAGGGACATGGTACGAACTGGCAAGATCGGTCGACCCCGCAGCAGACGCCATTCACGCCCTGGATGTGACGGTGCTCCAGGAGAAGATCCTGCAGCCGCTGTTCGGAATCGCGGATCCCCGTGCGGATCCCCGCCTCCACTACATGGGAGGCGCAAAACCCCTCTCCGATCTGGAGCAGATGGTGGACGGCGGGCAGTATGCGGTCGCGTTCGCGATGCAGCCCGTGACGGTGGAGCAGGTCTTCTCCATCGCAGATGCGGGAATGGTGATGCCCCCCAAGTCCACCTGGTTCGAGCCCAAACTCCTGAGCGGGCTCGTGGTGCACCGCCTCGACTGA